From a single Aestuariibius sp. HNIBRBA575 genomic region:
- the fahA gene encoding fumarylacetoacetase, with product MSRLLRSWLESANAPDCEFPLNNLPYGVFSTAGSDPRCGVAIGDQVVDLPALQAAGLIDFPGAFDAPSWNAFMALGREAWDALRARLIALLAADSNDQAAVAATMVAASDVTLHMPMQVGEYTDFYAGRNHAVNVGTMFRGAENALPPNWLHIPIGYNGRASSVVVSGTDVRRPWGQLKGPNDDLPRFAPCARFDIELEMGAIVGTPSNGPISVDEADANIFGYVLLNDWSARDIQAWEYQPLGPFQAKATATTISPWIVTRAALDPFRVDTPERDFELLDHIKDTGPMLYDIDLSVTLAPMGEAASTIARTNYKEMYYSAAQQLAHHTTSGCPMRVGDLLGSGTISGPEKDNRGSLLELSWGGKEPFTLDSGEERSFIQDGDTLALHGTARGDGYSIGFGPCIGTVLPALPNPYSR from the coding sequence ATGTCTCGCTTGCTTCGTTCTTGGCTGGAATCGGCCAATGCCCCTGATTGCGAATTCCCGCTCAACAATTTGCCATATGGCGTATTTTCAACCGCTGGGTCGGACCCGCGTTGTGGGGTTGCCATTGGGGACCAAGTGGTTGATCTGCCAGCCCTGCAAGCCGCAGGTTTGATCGATTTTCCCGGCGCATTTGATGCCCCATCCTGGAATGCATTTATGGCGCTGGGCCGAGAGGCATGGGACGCATTGCGCGCCCGGTTGATCGCTTTGTTGGCCGCTGACAGCAATGACCAAGCCGCCGTCGCCGCAACAATGGTTGCAGCATCTGATGTGACGCTGCATATGCCAATGCAAGTGGGCGAATACACCGATTTTTACGCAGGCCGCAATCACGCCGTCAATGTGGGAACAATGTTTCGGGGCGCCGAAAATGCGTTGCCACCCAATTGGTTGCACATTCCGATCGGTTACAATGGCCGGGCGTCTTCGGTTGTCGTTTCGGGGACGGATGTGCGCCGCCCTTGGGGGCAATTAAAGGGGCCAAATGACGATCTGCCACGTTTTGCCCCCTGTGCGCGTTTTGACATCGAATTGGAAATGGGCGCCATTGTCGGCACGCCGTCGAATGGTCCGATCTCGGTTGATGAGGCAGACGCCAACATCTTTGGCTACGTTCTGTTGAACGACTGGTCCGCGCGTGACATCCAAGCGTGGGAATATCAGCCGCTGGGCCCATTTCAGGCCAAAGCGACCGCGACCACAATCAGCCCCTGGATTGTGACCCGTGCCGCGCTTGATCCGTTCCGGGTGGACACACCTGAGCGGGATTTTGAACTGCTCGATCACATCAAAGATACCGGCCCAATGCTGTATGACATTGATTTGTCAGTCACTTTGGCCCCCATGGGCGAGGCTGCCAGCACCATTGCTCGCACGAATTACAAAGAAATGTATTATTCTGCGGCGCAACAACTGGCGCATCACACCACATCCGGCTGCCCTATGCGGGTCGGTGATCTATTGGGGTCAGGGACCATTTCCGGCCCCGAAAAAGACAATCGCGGATCGCTGCTGGAACTCAGCTGGGGGGGCAAGGAACCCTTCACGTTAGACAGCGGTGAAGAGCGAAGCTTTATCCAGGATGGTGACACATTGGCCCTGCATGGCACCGCCCGTGGCGATGGATATTCCATCGGATTTGGCCCCTGCATTGGCACAGTGCTGCCTGCCTTGCCCAACCCTTATTCCCGCTAA
- the maiA gene encoding maleylacetoacetate isomerase — protein sequence MKLYSYWRSSSAYRVRIALNIKEIEHEICPIHLVRNGGEQHSDAYKAKNPQQLVPALELPDGTMLTQSLAIIDWLENKYPTPSLISDDPLLRARILAAAHLIAMETQPITNLGTGQQLKQRFGATQDDVVTWMCDYMTKAFDVLEPMIEGAPFAFGDGVTLVDLCIVPQLYNAHRWGLNLTPYPKLRALENACLALPAFDAAHPDNQPDAEG from the coding sequence ATGAAGCTCTATTCCTATTGGCGTTCGTCATCGGCCTATCGGGTTCGCATTGCGCTCAACATCAAAGAAATAGAGCATGAAATTTGCCCTATCCATCTGGTGCGCAATGGGGGCGAACAGCATTCTGACGCTTACAAGGCGAAAAACCCTCAGCAATTGGTACCCGCCTTAGAACTGCCCGATGGCACGATGTTGACCCAATCGCTTGCCATCATCGATTGGCTTGAAAACAAGTATCCGACGCCATCGCTGATATCAGACGATCCATTGTTGCGTGCACGCATATTGGCGGCGGCGCATTTGATTGCCATGGAAACACAGCCGATCACAAACCTCGGGACGGGGCAGCAGCTCAAACAGCGGTTTGGGGCCACACAAGACGACGTTGTGACATGGATGTGTGACTATATGACCAAGGCGTTTGATGTCTTGGAACCCATGATAGAGGGTGCCCCGTTTGCGTTTGGCGACGGGGTGACGCTCGTGGATCTGTGCATCGTGCCACAGCTTTATAATGCTCATCGTTGGGGACTGAACCTGACCCCTTATCCAAAACTTCGGGCGCTTGAAAACGCCTGTCTGGCCCTGCCTGCATTTGACGCAGCGCATCCGGATAATCAACCTGACGCGGAAGGATAA
- the hmgA gene encoding homogentisate 1,2-dioxygenase, with amino-acid sequence MSNSTPQSRMVQAPSLSGPHQGYMPGFGNDYESEALPDALPQGMNSPQKCNYGLYGEQLSGTAFTAPSHQNERTWCYRIRPSVKHSLRYEKNDVPYWKSAPHIPQDVTSLGQYRWDPIPQNGVATNWVNGMHTMTTAGDVNTQVGMATHVYLVTDSMIDDYFFSADSELLVVPQEGKLRFYTELGIIDLEPQEIAIIPRGLVYRVEVIDGPARGFVCENYGQKFELPGRGPIGANCMANPRDFKAPVAAYEDREVPSTITIKWCGQFHKTEIGHSPLDVVAWHGNYAPVKYDLRTYCPVGAILFDHPDPSIFTVLTAPSGQPGTANIDFVLFRERWMVAENTFRPPWYHKNIMSELMGNIYGQYDAKPDGFAPGGISLHNMMLPHGPDKNAFNGASNADLKAEKLDNTMSFMFETRFPQHLTRFAAQEAPLQDNYIDCWSDIEKKFDGTPEGTWDK; translated from the coding sequence ATGAGCAATTCGACCCCTCAGAGCCGCATGGTTCAAGCGCCGTCTTTGTCTGGCCCACACCAGGGATACATGCCTGGTTTTGGTAACGACTATGAATCAGAAGCGCTGCCAGATGCGTTGCCACAGGGCATGAACAGCCCCCAGAAATGCAATTATGGGCTTTATGGTGAACAGCTATCGGGCACGGCCTTTACGGCGCCCAGCCATCAAAACGAACGGACATGGTGCTATCGCATTCGCCCTTCGGTGAAACATTCGCTTCGCTACGAAAAAAACGACGTTCCGTATTGGAAATCAGCGCCGCATATTCCGCAGGATGTCACATCCTTGGGGCAATATCGCTGGGATCCGATCCCTCAGAATGGTGTGGCGACCAACTGGGTCAACGGCATGCACACCATGACGACGGCCGGGGATGTCAACACTCAGGTCGGCATGGCGACACATGTCTATCTGGTCACCGACAGCATGATCGATGACTACTTTTTCTCAGCCGACAGTGAATTGTTGGTTGTCCCCCAAGAGGGCAAATTACGGTTTTACACCGAACTTGGTATCATTGATCTGGAACCACAGGAAATCGCGATCATCCCGCGTGGCTTGGTTTATCGTGTCGAAGTGATTGACGGGCCTGCGCGCGGGTTTGTCTGTGAAAATTACGGCCAGAAATTTGAACTGCCGGGGCGGGGTCCGATTGGGGCCAATTGCATGGCCAATCCACGTGATTTCAAGGCGCCCGTTGCCGCCTATGAAGACCGTGAAGTGCCGTCCACCATCACCATCAAATGGTGTGGCCAGTTCCACAAAACCGAAATCGGCCATAGCCCCTTGGACGTGGTGGCGTGGCACGGGAATTACGCGCCGGTTAAATATGACCTGCGGACCTATTGCCCCGTGGGTGCGATCCTGTTTGATCACCCTGATCCGTCCATTTTCACCGTGTTAACAGCACCTTCTGGGCAGCCGGGCACGGCCAATATTGACTTTGTGCTGTTCCGTGAACGCTGGATGGTCGCCGAAAATACATTCCGCCCGCCTTGGTATCATAAAAACATCATGTCCGAATTGATGGGCAATATTTACGGGCAATATGACGCCAAACCTGATGGTTTTGCGCCGGGTGGGATTTCACTGCACAATATGATGCTGCCACATGGTCCGGACAAAAATGCCTTTAATGGGGCCTCTAACGCGGACCTAAAGGCCGAAAAACTGGACAACACCATGTCGTTCATGTTCGAAACCCGGTTCCCACAGCACCTGACCCGGTTCGCCGCCCAAGAGGCGCCATTGCAGGACAATTACATCGATTGCTGGAGCGACATCGAAAAGAAATTTGATGGCACGCCTGAGGGAACTTGGGACAAATGA
- a CDS encoding TRAP transporter large permease, with translation MIESLIGFAVLLGLILVRVPIAFAMAAVGGIGFALLRGWHPAWAMTGQVAFDSALSYSLSVIPLFIFMGNVLAASGVAHGLFAGANRLFGRTRGGLAMASVFSCGGFSAVCGSSLATAATMSKVAMPSMRKFGYDDRLATGSIAAGGTLGILIPPSVILIIYGLLTETDISKLFIAGVIPGILGVVLYLLAVKVAVWIKPELAPDVSESDPMDRSDVIGVFCVVGLFLFIMVGIYGGFFTPTEAAGMGAGASVLIAVTLRTMSFRDFLTATFDSVRATAMIFAVVIGAELFSNFVNFAGLPDGLASLVLDLEMPVWAVILVIVLIYMILGCVLESLSMVLLTVPVFYPLMYELPFANELLLDPEYALIWFAIVVVVVTEISLITPPVGMNVFVLKSVLRDVPLSTIFRGVLPFWIADIVRLFLLISVPWLSLWLVAAM, from the coding sequence ATGATTGAATCACTTATCGGATTTGCGGTCCTTTTGGGGCTGATCCTTGTACGCGTGCCGATCGCATTTGCGATGGCGGCTGTGGGCGGCATTGGGTTTGCGTTGTTGCGAGGCTGGCATCCCGCCTGGGCCATGACGGGGCAGGTCGCGTTTGATTCCGCGTTGTCCTATAGCCTGTCTGTCATTCCATTATTCATCTTTATGGGCAACGTTTTGGCCGCGTCAGGTGTCGCGCATGGCCTGTTTGCCGGTGCCAACCGATTGTTTGGACGCACACGGGGCGGGCTGGCCATGGCATCGGTGTTTTCATGTGGCGGGTTTTCAGCCGTTTGCGGATCATCGCTGGCCACAGCCGCCACAATGTCCAAAGTGGCCATGCCGTCGATGCGTAAATTTGGCTATGATGACCGACTGGCCACCGGGTCCATCGCAGCCGGGGGGACGTTGGGGATTTTGATCCCGCCTTCGGTGATCTTGATCATCTACGGTTTGTTGACGGAAACGGACATTTCCAAATTGTTTATCGCGGGTGTGATCCCGGGAATTCTGGGGGTGGTTCTGTATCTGCTGGCTGTGAAAGTCGCGGTCTGGATCAAACCAGAACTGGCCCCGGATGTCAGCGAAAGCGACCCCATGGATCGGTCTGATGTGATCGGTGTATTCTGCGTGGTCGGTCTGTTTTTGTTTATCATGGTGGGGATTTATGGCGGGTTCTTTACCCCGACTGAGGCGGCGGGAATGGGGGCTGGCGCATCGGTATTGATCGCCGTCACATTGCGGACGATGTCGTTTCGGGATTTCCTGACGGCCACGTTTGATAGCGTGCGGGCCACGGCGATGATTTTCGCGGTTGTGATCGGGGCCGAGCTGTTTTCAAACTTTGTCAATTTTGCCGGATTGCCGGATGGCTTGGCATCCCTCGTGCTGGATCTGGAAATGCCGGTTTGGGCCGTCATTTTGGTGATCGTGTTGATTTACATGATCTTGGGATGTGTGCTGGAAAGTTTGTCGATGGTGCTGCTGACGGTGCCGGTATTTTACCCGCTGATGTACGAACTGCCTTTTGCCAATGAATTGCTGCTGGACCCGGAATATGCGTTGATCTGGTTTGCAATTGTTGTGGTGGTGGTCACCGAAATTAGCCTGATCACACCGCCTGTGGGCATGAATGTTTTTGTATTGAAATCAGTCCTGCGCGATGTGCCATTGTCGACAATTTTTCGCGGGGTATTGCCGTTTTGGATCGCTGATATTGTTCGACTTTTCCTGTTGATCAGCGTTCCGTGGTTGTCCCTGTGGCTGGTCGCCGCGATGTGA
- a CDS encoding TRAP transporter small permease — MERLRQRFTKRSSGDGPDDASLDIGKILQNTLGVGAALILFSLILVTCTDVVGRYLFDRPLKGAFEITEILLAALVFAALPLTTERKEHIEVDLLNVVLSARMTRFMSAFAGLFSAALLATLAWRLASHALKAAHDGATTNALEIPLAPFGFLAAFSCLISAFIAFLRGLHAPFDAPSQTSTN, encoded by the coding sequence ATGGAGCGGCTTCGGCAAAGGTTCACAAAACGATCCTCAGGGGATGGGCCAGATGATGCCAGTTTAGATATTGGCAAGATTTTGCAAAATACCCTTGGGGTCGGGGCCGCTCTGATCCTGTTCAGTTTGATTTTGGTGACCTGTACGGATGTGGTGGGGCGGTATCTCTTTGATCGCCCCCTCAAAGGGGCCTTTGAAATCACCGAAATTCTATTGGCAGCACTGGTTTTCGCCGCGTTGCCCCTGACCACGGAACGCAAAGAACATATCGAAGTGGATTTGCTCAATGTGGTGCTCAGCGCGCGCATGACCCGGTTTATGTCGGCATTTGCAGGGCTGTTTTCCGCGGCATTGCTGGCCACTTTGGCATGGCGATTGGCGTCACATGCCCTAAAGGCCGCCCATGACGGGGCCACAACCAACGCCTTGGAAATCCCGTTGGCCCCGTTTGGTTTTTTGGCGGCATTTTCCTGTCTGATCAGCGCGTTCATTGCGTTTCTACGTGGGCTGCATGCTCCGTTTGATGCGCCATCCCAAACCAGCACCAACTAA
- a CDS encoding TRAP transporter substrate-binding protein — translation MKMTLKTAARSAAGAVLGASMLTSSFAFADTTLAMSSWLPARHPIVVNAIKPWAEQVEEVTEGRVNVRVLSKSLGAPPAHFDMAVEGIADITYGLHSFTTDDRFTRSRIGQFSFTGDDAVAGSTAFWNVYAGQLDAQAEHEGVKLLGLFVHGPGVMHNNVREIQSMADIAGLKMRVPGGYIADLMGDLGAETLFMSSGEVFEKLSRGVIDGAMFTYEAVTAFKLTDDLQYTTRVPGGLYNTTWFLVMNEGAWDGISPEDQAAIEAISGEAFAQLVGAAWNAADEAALVELAEAGIEISDAPAELLESIKSAASVHENAWAEAIAGDGFDGLAALEALRTQTGVEY, via the coding sequence ATGAAAATGACACTGAAAACGGCGGCACGCTCTGCCGCCGGAGCCGTGCTTGGGGCGTCAATGCTGACATCCTCATTTGCATTTGCAGACACAACTTTGGCAATGTCCAGCTGGCTGCCTGCGCGCCATCCGATTGTTGTCAACGCAATCAAACCCTGGGCAGAGCAGGTCGAAGAAGTAACAGAGGGGCGCGTGAATGTGCGGGTCCTGTCCAAATCACTGGGCGCGCCACCTGCGCATTTCGACATGGCCGTAGAAGGCATTGCAGACATCACCTATGGCCTGCATTCGTTTACAACGGATGATCGTTTTACCCGGTCGCGGATCGGCCAGTTTTCGTTCACAGGGGATGATGCCGTCGCTGGGTCGACCGCGTTCTGGAATGTTTATGCGGGTCAACTGGACGCGCAGGCCGAACATGAAGGTGTGAAGCTGCTGGGCCTGTTTGTCCATGGTCCGGGCGTGATGCATAACAATGTCCGCGAAATCCAATCAATGGCCGATATTGCCGGGCTGAAAATGCGTGTTCCCGGCGGCTATATCGCGGATTTGATGGGGGATCTGGGCGCAGAAACCTTGTTTATGTCATCTGGTGAGGTTTTTGAAAAACTGTCGCGCGGCGTCATTGATGGCGCGATGTTCACCTACGAAGCAGTCACCGCGTTCAAATTGACCGATGATCTGCAGTACACGACCCGTGTGCCGGGTGGATTATATAACACCACATGGTTCCTTGTGATGAACGAAGGAGCTTGGGACGGTATTTCGCCCGAGGATCAGGCCGCAATCGAAGCGATTTCCGGCGAAGCCTTTGCCCAATTGGTCGGCGCGGCATGGAACGCCGCGGACGAAGCTGCGTTGGTTGAGCTGGCAGAGGCCGGTATCGAAATCTCCGATGCGCCGGCAGAATTGCTTGAATCGATCAAATCCGCTGCATCTGTGCATGAAAATGCATGGGCCGAAGCGATTGCTGGTGATGGGTTTGATGGTCTGGCGGCCCTAGAGGCGCTGCGCACCCAAACCGGCGTGGAGTACTAA
- a CDS encoding MarR family winged helix-turn-helix transcriptional regulator: MPQTLPDFDLDRYLPYRMTVIAARLSNDMAREYKEKFGISIPEWRVLLNLGYSGFVSIRDIEKRVNLEKSKVSRAASRLEAKGFLTKEVDAQDRRLLKLALTSDGIDLLSKLIPIATEYQDKLETALGDQTETLQDALDCLMRSTQTADASGPS, from the coding sequence ATGCCACAGACGCTGCCCGACTTTGATCTGGATCGGTATTTACCTTATCGCATGACCGTTATTGCCGCGCGGCTGAGCAATGATATGGCGCGGGAATATAAAGAGAAATTCGGCATTTCGATTCCAGAATGGCGGGTTCTGCTGAATTTGGGATATTCGGGTTTTGTGTCCATCCGCGATATAGAAAAGCGCGTAAATCTGGAAAAATCAAAGGTGAGCCGCGCCGCAAGTCGGCTGGAAGCCAAGGGGTTTTTGACCAAAGAAGTGGACGCCCAGGATCGCAGATTGCTGAAATTGGCGCTAACATCTGATGGGATCGACCTGCTGTCGAAACTGATTCCAATCGCCACAGAATACCAAGATAAGCTGGAAACCGCGCTGGGAGATCAGACCGAAACGCTTCAGGATGCGTTGGATTGTTTGATGCGCAGCACCCAAACTGCTGACGCTAGTGGCCCAAGTTAA
- a CDS encoding MarR family winged helix-turn-helix transcriptional regulator: MQLETYFPYLLAVTAESFSQKLVDVYGRTYGLSREEWRLLFLLAEARELTSLELSRRTTLDKVQVSRAAQRLENKDLITRCISGQDRRLRLYTCTDAGQALFAKVFPEVQAQSQDILDAIEPDDMVALKQGLHALLVAVKAHTGRERAD; the protein is encoded by the coding sequence ATGCAGCTTGAGACTTACTTTCCTTACTTATTGGCGGTCACCGCTGAATCGTTTTCGCAAAAATTGGTGGACGTCTATGGGCGCACATATGGTTTATCCCGAGAGGAATGGCGGCTGTTATTTCTGCTGGCCGAAGCCAGAGAGTTAACGTCGTTGGAATTGTCCCGGCGTACGACATTGGACAAAGTCCAGGTCAGCCGGGCCGCGCAAAGGTTGGAAAACAAGGATCTGATCACCCGTTGCATTTCCGGGCAGGATCGTCGTTTGCGGCTTTATACGTGCACCGATGCCGGGCAGGCGCTGTTTGCAAAAGTGTTTCCAGAGGTTCAGGCGCAATCTCAGGACATTTTAGATGCGATCGAGCCTGACGACATGGTGGCGCTGAAACAGGGATTACACGCGTTGCTGGTTGCGGTTAAGGCCCATACGGGGCGCGAACGCGCGGATTAA
- a CDS encoding DUF2478 domain-containing protein produces the protein MKLAYIMSSRRGGTDRVLGEFAALCEQQGVKLAGVVQTNTECAPSHLCDMDVRVLPDGPVLRISQSLGAGSKGCRLDASVLEEAVGHANASLSDDAQLLLINKFGKREAEGHGFRAVISDAVLRGIPVVLGVNDANLAAFLDYADGMADRLNDNVDDLQKWYSKNAT, from the coding sequence ATGAAACTGGCCTATATCATGAGCAGCCGCCGCGGTGGCACGGATCGCGTTTTGGGGGAATTTGCAGCGCTCTGCGAACAGCAAGGCGTGAAATTGGCCGGCGTGGTTCAGACCAATACGGAATGCGCGCCCAGCCATTTATGTGACATGGACGTGCGGGTTTTGCCGGATGGGCCCGTTTTGCGTATTTCCCAATCTTTGGGTGCTGGGTCCAAAGGATGCCGGTTGGACGCCTCTGTATTGGAAGAGGCCGTGGGCCACGCCAATGCATCCCTCAGCGATGATGCCCAATTGTTGTTGATCAACAAATTTGGCAAACGCGAAGCCGAAGGTCACGGATTCCGCGCTGTTATTTCTGATGCAGTTTTGCGCGGTATTCCTGTGGTTTTAGGCGTGAATGACGCCAACCTTGCGGCTTTTCTGGACTATGCGGACGGCATGGCCGATCGCCTGAATGACAACGTTGATGACCTGCAGAAATGGTATTCGAAAAACGCCACTTAA
- a CDS encoding phosphomannomutase, whose product MAVKFGTSGLRGLVVDMTPDLIADYTRAFLRSCDVGTGLFIGHDLRASSPDMAAIVGQTARALGVDIYGCGALPTPALALAAGAAGAGAIMVTGSHIPADRNGLKFYSTAGEILKQDEQAILNHLGQNGDAPNPGKAIAQSDAGAQFVDRYVRAFGVDALIGRRIGVYTHSAVGRDLLMTLLSLLGADVVELGRSEVFIPVDTEAYDPEIGAMLAGWTQEHGLDAIVSTDGDSDRPMVTDETGQVIAGDILGQITSVVLGADRIVTPISSNSGVLQKAFSGVSLTKIGSPYVIAGMQELADAKTAGYEANGGFLLGYEAQGPAGALMPLMTRDSFLPIVSVLHAAKGQTLSQLVAQEPAVFTAADRLQNIATQRSNALVATLVNDAAARAEFVRFAGSTEVKLDLTDGMRVILKNGVTLHLRPSGNAPELRLYVEASSKEKAQDVLQLGLDKLLETLS is encoded by the coding sequence ATGGCTGTGAAATTCGGAACGAGCGGGCTGCGTGGGTTGGTGGTCGACATGACACCCGATTTGATCGCGGATTATACGCGGGCTTTTTTGCGCAGTTGCGACGTGGGAACCGGGCTGTTTATTGGGCATGATTTGCGGGCATCGTCGCCAGATATGGCCGCAATCGTCGGGCAAACGGCGCGGGCGCTGGGCGTTGACATCTATGGATGCGGGGCATTGCCGACACCCGCATTGGCGTTGGCCGCGGGGGCCGCAGGGGCAGGGGCCATCATGGTGACCGGCAGCCACATTCCGGCGGATCGCAATGGGCTGAAATTCTATTCCACAGCGGGCGAAATCCTAAAGCAGGACGAACAGGCCATTCTCAATCATCTCGGGCAAAATGGCGACGCGCCCAATCCCGGCAAGGCAATTGCGCAATCCGATGCGGGCGCGCAATTTGTTGATCGATATGTGCGGGCCTTTGGTGTGGATGCGCTGATTGGGCGCCGGATCGGGGTTTACACCCATTCAGCGGTCGGGCGCGATCTGTTGATGACGCTGTTGTCATTGCTGGGGGCCGATGTGGTTGAACTGGGACGTTCTGAGGTTTTTATCCCCGTCGATACAGAGGCTTATGACCCAGAAATCGGGGCCATGCTGGCAGGCTGGACGCAGGAACACGGGTTGGATGCAATTGTGTCCACCGACGGGGACAGCGATCGGCCTATGGTGACGGATGAAACAGGTCAGGTGATTGCCGGGGATATTTTGGGGCAAATCACCAGCGTTGTTCTGGGTGCAGACCGGATTGTGACGCCAATATCATCCAATTCGGGTGTTTTGCAAAAGGCTTTCTCAGGCGTTTCGTTAACGAAAATCGGGTCACCTTATGTGATTGCAGGGATGCAGGAATTGGCGGATGCCAAAACCGCCGGCTATGAGGCCAATGGCGGATTTTTGCTCGGATATGAGGCCCAAGGCCCAGCCGGTGCGTTGATGCCGTTGATGACCCGCGACAGTTTTTTGCCAATCGTTTCGGTTTTACACGCGGCCAAGGGGCAGACATTATCCCAGTTGGTGGCGCAGGAACCAGCGGTGTTTACAGCCGCGGACAGATTGCAAAATATCGCGACGCAACGGTCCAACGCGTTGGTTGCGACATTGGTGAATGACGCAGCCGCCCGCGCGGAATTTGTGCGCTTTGCCGGATCAACAGAGGTTAAGCTGGACCTGACTGACGGGATGCGTGTGATCCTGAAAAACGGAGTGACACTGCATCTGCGACCCTCTGGGAATGCCCCGGAACTACGACTTTATGTCGAAGCATCCTCAAAAGAGAAAGCGCAGGATGTATTGCAGTTAGGTCTGGATAAGTTGCTGGAAACGCTGAGTTAA
- a CDS encoding SDR family NAD(P)-dependent oxidoreductase, which yields MTTPAPQPVAFVTGAAGFIGFHLCTRLLADGFRVVGIDSLNDYYDVALKQRRQSMLLQNPSFTAITAKIEEPNRLMDLFEEYRFDVVVHLAAQAGVRYSIDNPRAYVEANLVGTFELLEAIRAYPPRHSLLASTSSVYGANTDMPYRETDKVDTQMSFYAATKKSNEMMAHSYAHLYDLPITMFRFFTVYGPWGRPDMALFKFTKAILNGDPIDIYNNGEMQRDFTYVTDLVQGIRLLIDTPPVRPDDGVSPDGDSLSTVAPWRAVNVGNSNSVPLLDFVDAIEKALGRKAIRNMMPMQAGDVPATWADAGLLNELTGYVPTTDIQHGVQAFVDWYRDYYEI from the coding sequence ATGACCACGCCTGCACCCCAACCTGTTGCTTTTGTCACCGGTGCGGCCGGGTTTATCGGTTTTCACCTATGTACGCGGCTGCTTGCGGATGGGTTCCGCGTTGTTGGGATCGACAGTTTGAACGATTATTATGATGTTGCGCTTAAACAACGTCGCCAATCTATGCTGCTGCAAAACCCTTCTTTTACGGCGATCACGGCTAAAATCGAAGAGCCAAACCGCCTGATGGATCTGTTTGAGGAATATCGGTTTGATGTGGTTGTGCATTTGGCGGCGCAGGCCGGGGTGCGGTATTCGATCGACAATCCGCGCGCCTATGTCGAGGCAAATCTGGTCGGCACATTTGAACTGCTAGAGGCAATCCGTGCCTATCCGCCGCGCCACAGTTTGCTGGCATCCACATCGTCGGTTTACGGGGCCAATACGGACATGCCGTATCGTGAAACCGACAAAGTCGACACCCAAATGTCGTTTTATGCGGCGACCAAGAAATCCAATGAAATGATGGCGCATTCTTATGCGCATTTGTACGATTTGCCGATCACGATGTTCCGTTTCTTTACGGTTTATGGCCCGTGGGGGCGCCCGGATATGGCGCTGTTCAAATTCACCAAGGCGATCCTGAACGGCGACCCGATTGATATCTACAACAATGGTGAAATGCAGCGGGACTTTACCTATGTCACTGATTTGGTTCAGGGTATTCGGCTGTTGATCGACACACCGCCGGTGCGCCCTGATGATGGCGTTTCGCCTGATGGTGACAGTTTGTCGACGGTTGCGCCTTGGCGGGCGGTGAATGTGGGCAATTCCAATTCTGTGCCGTTGTTGGATTTTGTTGATGCCATCGAAAAGGCGCTGGGCCGCAAGGCGATCCGCAATATGATGCCGATGCAGGCGGGCGATGTGCCTGCCACCTGGGCCGATGCAGGGTTGCTAAACGAACTGACCGGATATGTCCCGACAACTGATATTCAGCACGGTGTGCAGGCCTTTGTGGACTGGTATCGCGACTATTACGAGATTTGA